A single genomic interval of Abyssisolibacter fermentans harbors:
- a CDS encoding peptidoglycan D,D-transpeptidase FtsI family protein codes for MKRDKRKTTSRFTIFNIFVCLSFMLLTIRLGYIQIVKGSSYKEQAERQRVNEIALEPLRGIIYDRNKIPLTNCEKEDICIVIKEILSKDKNVYNYIKDVCELSNGELEDIINRKNSNIIKIPIKKETKLKKPNSIILSQEVIRYDPNNLLAHVIGYVRKSDNIGVSGLEQAQNDLLTANESYQSIKFIVDGKKKMIPGLGYQKVDKTIGKITNSIQLTIDKSIQQVVEKIMDEKQMDGAIIVADVDSGDILAMASRPNFDQANVRSKSSNASMAFFNKCIRVGYPPASLFKTVVLLAALENDMVSFDEIFTCDGVQKIGNTEIKCHTHKDGGHGEINIEEAFYDSCNCAFIQLGQRLGGKLIIDTAIKLGFGHKVNIGLSAEEIEGILPKNNELLGPAIGNISIGQGKIEVTPLQITNMMLTIANNGLQKDMSLLKALVLEDGSVVKHIPREEDKRIFDEEYALIIKDLMKKVITDGTAKEYISLNAGGKTGTAQAQSNGKKINHAWFSGFYDFENPKYVVTVLFENRTSGGKYAGTVFQEVIKAIEAIER; via the coding sequence CGTATGTTTATCTTTCATGCTGCTTACAATTAGATTAGGTTACATTCAAATAGTAAAAGGTTCATCATATAAAGAGCAAGCAGAGAGACAAAGAGTGAACGAGATTGCATTAGAACCATTACGCGGAATAATATATGATAGAAATAAGATTCCTTTAACTAATTGTGAAAAAGAAGATATATGTATTGTTATAAAGGAAATATTGTCAAAAGATAAAAATGTATATAATTATATAAAAGATGTCTGCGAGCTTTCTAATGGTGAACTAGAAGATATTATTAATAGAAAAAATAGTAATATCATAAAAATACCTATAAAAAAAGAAACTAAATTAAAAAAACCTAACAGTATAATATTATCACAAGAAGTAATAAGGTATGACCCAAATAATCTGCTAGCACATGTAATAGGGTATGTTAGAAAAAGTGACAATATAGGAGTATCAGGACTTGAACAAGCTCAGAATGATTTATTGACTGCAAATGAGAGTTATCAATCAATAAAGTTCATTGTAGATGGCAAAAAAAAAATGATACCAGGTTTAGGTTATCAAAAGGTTGATAAAACAATAGGAAAAATAACAAATTCAATACAGCTAACTATAGATAAGTCAATCCAACAAGTTGTAGAAAAAATAATGGATGAGAAACAAATGGATGGAGCTATAATAGTTGCAGATGTAGATAGTGGAGATATATTAGCCATGGCTAGCAGACCTAATTTTGATCAAGCAAATGTAAGATCAAAATCTAGCAATGCTTCAATGGCTTTCTTTAATAAATGTATAAGAGTAGGATATCCGCCAGCATCATTATTTAAAACTGTAGTTTTGTTAGCTGCTTTAGAAAATGATATGGTATCATTTGATGAAATTTTCACTTGTGATGGAGTACAGAAAATAGGAAATACTGAGATAAAATGTCATACGCATAAAGATGGTGGTCATGGTGAAATAAATATTGAAGAAGCTTTTTATGATTCATGTAACTGTGCTTTTATACAGCTGGGACAAAGATTAGGTGGTAAATTAATAATAGATACAGCTATTAAACTTGGCTTTGGGCATAAGGTAAATATAGGTTTATCCGCGGAAGAGATAGAAGGAATTCTTCCAAAGAATAATGAATTATTAGGTCCTGCAATAGGTAATATTTCTATAGGGCAAGGGAAAATTGAGGTTACACCTTTACAGATTACAAATATGATGTTAACTATAGCTAATAATGGCTTGCAAAAGGATATGTCATTGCTAAAAGCATTAGTTTTAGAAGATGGATCTGTAGTAAAGCATATTCCAAGAGAAGAAGATAAAAGAATATTTGATGAAGAGTATGCTTTAATAATAAAAGATTTGATGAAAAAAGTGATAACAGATGGAACTGCCAAAGAATACATAAGCTTAAATGCAGGAGGGAAAACAGGTACAGCTCAAGCTCAATCAAATGGAAAAAAAATAAACCATGCGTGGTTTTCAGGTTTCTATGATTTTGAGAATCCAAAGTATGTAGTGACAGTTTTATTTGAGAATAGAACTTCAGGAGGTAAATACGCTGGAACAGTTTTCCAAGAGGTTATTAAAGCTATAGAAGCAATTGAAAGGTAG